One genomic segment of Stigmatopora argus isolate UIUO_Sarg chromosome 1, RoL_Sarg_1.0, whole genome shotgun sequence includes these proteins:
- the LOC144064276 gene encoding CLIP-associating protein 1-B-like, with the protein MAEEEEEVMATEYLLERVMVKDLSKRLQVGQEMVELIQHEDKCPDLEQDQGTLDRLVETLASSWVNSNHFKVVLLGMDLLSALVSRLQEKFRTQVATVLPSLIDRLGDAKDQVRDQDQALLLKIMDLAANPQYVWERMTGGFKHKNNRTREGLCLCLISTLKVFGSQSLTLSKIVPHICNLLGDPTSQVREGAMSCLVEIYRHVGERVRIDLGKKGLPQSRLNVIFSKFDEVQRSGNMVLSVSDKNSEDGDSMDGGCSSASSEAELLPGRKTASGPFRRAVSNKSAASTGRDGSTAGAVDEGDFIQAFEDVPTIQIHSNREVEEAMAKIRDVLSDDKRDWELRVAALKKVRSLVLAGAIDFEVFLQQLRLSESSFRLSAKDLRSQVVREACITLGHLSSVLGNRFDHGAEAIMPTLLNLVPNSAKIIATSGVAAIRLILTNTHYPRLIPIITSNCISKSVAVRRRCYELLDLMLKEWLTNSLERHVAVLMETIKKGIHDADAEVRSVARKCYWNFQSHFSQKAEQLFQSLESSYQKALQAHLRGGDTVMSMPPSDHSSSSSQESLNRHLSSRSATGRTQLTRSKAAQASRPCTGTTSMGSLQRSCSDVDVNATATARTRMQTVTSAVQAPTSPFSAASALPPGSYASLGRVRTQKTNTGKRPAVPDGRGRSKGKVASQSQPGSRSGSPGRILGSPHSRMVRLPVGNATATVNSSLSASRRSRGHRSHGCSRETSPTRSGFDRLSHQARISASVNAMRILNTGTEVEAAVADALLLGDSRSKHRPMRRHFESPGMFSDDDANSDASSACSDRSYSSRNGGMRHSEDMAEILNHCASTNWSERKEGLLSLQNVLKSHRMLSRVELKRLCEIFTRMFADPHSKRVFSMFLETLVDFIVLHREDLHEWLFILLTQLLKKMGADLLGSVQAKVQKALDVTCDSFPYEQQFNILMRFIVDQTQTHNLKVKVAILRYIEALARRMDPADFVNTSETRLAVSRIITWTTEPKSSDVRKAAQVVLIALFELNTPEFTMLLGALPKTFQDGTTKLLHNHLRSTSGINMASPASSAGRTTPRQPSSRSSPLTSPSTCSHGGFSPSMLEYDSENLNSEEIYSSLRGVTEAIQNFSYRSQEEPIEPYKRDATRDATSGGAAPSHFDLRLFGDVDAGRTALDNKTSLLNTPLPRSLALQRFRDYNPHNYEAMELRQNERQQEYAENKIQSPRNVPGGTEQLVRELLKELSQGSVGERGTEERTVEERRATLLELLKVTREDSQMVWDEHFRTMLLLLLEMLGDKDYMIRALALRVLKEILRNQPSLFKNYAELTIMKTLEAHKDSHKEVVRAAEEAASTLAGSIYPEQCIKVLCPIVQTADYPINLAAIKMQTRAIERIAKEPLHQLLHDIIPGLLQGYDDTESGVRKASVFCLVAIYAVIGEDLKPYLSQLTGSKMKLLNLYIKRAQTSTSNSSSSSDISSY; encoded by the exons gtcGTGCTGTTGGGGATGGACCTTCTGTCTGCACTCGTTAGCAGACTCCAGGAAAAATTCAGGACGCAGGTTGCGACAG tTCTTCCCAGCTTAATTGATCGTCTGGGAGATGCTAAGGACCAAGTGCGGGACCAGGATCAGGCGCTTCTTCTAAAGATCATGGATCTGGCTGCCAACCCACAG TATGTTTGGGAGCGCATGACAGGAGGCTTTAAACACAAGAACAACCGGACCAGAGAAGGACTCTGCCTTTGTCTGATCTCCACCTTAAAAGT GTTTGGATCGCAGAGCCTGACTCTCAGCAAAATAGTTCCTCACATTTGTAATCTTTTGGGAGACCCCACAAGTCAG GTGCGTGAGGGGGCCATGAGCTGCTTAGTGGAGATCTATCGCCATGTGGGTGAGCGAGTGAGAATTGACCTTGGAAAGAAGGGCCTACCTCAGTCACG GTTGAATGTCATCTTTAGTAAGTTTGATGAAGTCCAGAGATCAGGAAACATGGTCCTATCCGTGTCAG ATAAAAACTCAGAGGATGGTGATTCAATGGACGGTGGCTGCTCTTCAGCGTCATCGGAAGCTGAATTGTTACCTGGAAGAAAGACTGCCAGTGGTCCATTTCGACGTGCCGTCTCCAACAAATCAGCAGCCAGCACAGGGAGAGATGGCTCTACTGCTGGCGCGGTGGACGAGGGTGACTTCATACAGGCTTTTGAGGATGTTCCCACTATCCAG ATCCACTCCAACAGAGAGGTGGAGGAGGCCATGGCCAAGATTCGAGATGTGCTTTCAGATGACAAACGTGACTGGGAGCTCCGAGTTGCAGCG CTGAAGAAGGTGCGCTCACTGGTATTGGCTGGAGCGATAGACTTTGAAGTCTTCCTGCAACAATTGCGGCTCTCGGAGTCGTCCTTCAGATTGTCAGCCAAAGACCTGCGTTCTCAGGTGGTTCGGGAAGCCTGTATCACCCTAGG GCACTTGTCCTCAGTGCTGGGAAACCGCTTTGATCATGGTGCGGAGGCCATAATGCCTACGCTCCTGAACCTTGTCCCCAATAGTGCCAAAATCATAGCAACCTCTGGTGTGGCTGCCATCCGCCTCATACTCACA AACACACACTACCCTCGTCTAATCCCAATCATCACCAGCAACTGTATCTCTAAATCTGTGGCTGTCAGAAG GCGGTGTTATGAGTTATTGGACCTGATGTTGAAGGAATGGCTTACGAACTCTCTGGAAAG GCATGTTGCTGTTTTAATGGAAACTATAAAGAAAGGCATTCATGATGCAGATGCAGAGGTGCGATCTGTGGCCAGGAA GTGCTACTGGAACTTCCAAAGTCACTTCAGTCAGAAAGCAGAGCAGCTGTTCCAAAGCTTGGAGTCCTCCTATCAGAAAGCTTTGCAGGCTCACCTGCGGGGTGGCGATACTGTGATGTCAATGCCGCCATCGGATCATTCTTCGTCCTCCTCACAAGAGAGCCTGAA TCGACACTTGTCTTCAAGAAGCGCCACTGGAAGAACCCAGTTGACCAGAT CGAAAGCAGCCCAAGCTTCCAGACCCTGTACTGGCACCACCTCTATGGGGTCTCTACAACGTTCTTGCAGTGACGTGGATGTCAACGCAACAGCCACAGCACGCACCCGAATGCAAACCGTCACCTCGGCAGTGCAGGCTCCCACTTCGCCCTTTAGCGCCGCCTCGGCTCTACCACCTGGATCTTATGCTTCACTTG GTCGAGTCCgaacacaaaagacaaacacaGGAAAGCGTCCCGCAGTGCCTGATGGTCGGGGTCGCAGCAAAGGAAAAGTCGCCTCACAGTCTCAAC ctGGAAGCCGGTCCGGTTCCCCAGGCCGAATTCTAGGCTCCCCCCACAGCAGGATGGTGAGGTTACCTGTAGGCAATGCAACTGCTACAGTTAACAGCAGTTTAAGCGCCAGTAGGCGTTCACGGGGCCACCGCAGCCACGGCTGTAGCCGGGAGACCAGCCCAACTAGATCAGGCTTTG ATCGTCTGTCTCACCAAGCTCGGATCTCGGCCTCTGTCAATGCCATGAGAATCCTCAACACAGGAACTGAAGTGGAAGCTGCTGTTGCTGATGCACTG CTCTTAGGAGACTCGAGGAGTAAG CACCGACCGATGCGGCGCCACTTTGAGTCACCGGGTATGTTCTCCGACGACGACGCCAACAGCGACGCCTCTAGCGCCTGCTCGGATCGCTCGTACAGCTCGCGTAATGGCGGAATGCGTCACTCGGAGGATATGGCTGAAATTCTCAACCACTGCGCCAGCACCAActggtcagagagaaaagagGGTCTGCTGTCACTACAGAATGTATTGAAAAGCCACAGAATGCTCAG TCGCGTAGAACTGAAGAGACTCTGTGAGATCTTCACCCGGATGTTCGCAGATCCTCACAGCAAG AGA GTCTTCAGCATGTTCCTGGAGACACTGGTGGACTTCATTGTTCTGCACAGGGAAGACCTTCATGAATGGCTTTTCATCCTACTCACCCAGCTACTGAAGAAAATGGGTGCCGACCTCCTGGGATCCGTCCAGGCCAAAGTTCAAAAGGCGCTGGACGTCACCTG TGACTCCTTCCCCTACGAGCAGCAGTTCAACATTTTGATGCGCTTCATCGTGGATCAGACGCAGACGCATAATTTGAAGGTGAAGGTGGCTATCCTGCGCTACATCGAAGCATTAGCGCGACGGATGGACCCGGCTGACTTTGTCAACACTAGCGAGACACGCCTTGCTGTCTCACGCATCATTACGTGGACCACTGAACCCAAAAGCTCAGATGTGAGAAAG GCAGCCCAGGTGGTGCTCATTGCCCTGTTTGAGCTCAACACACCAGAGTTCACCATGCTACTTGGCGCTCTTCCTAAAACCTTCCAAGACGGGACCACTAAACTATTACACAACCACCTGAGGAGCACAAGCGGCATCAACATG GCATCGCCCGCTAGTTCAGCTGGTCGAACAACTCCACGCCAGCCTAGCAGCCGCAGCAGCCCACTGACATCTCCCAGCACCTGCTCCCATGGAGGATTTTCGCCGAG CATGCTGGAGTATGACAGTGAGAACCTGAACTCTGAGGAGATCTACAGCTCCCTGCGTGGTGTCACTGAGGCAATCCAGAACTTTAGCTATCGTAGCCAAGAAGAGCCGATTGAGCCGTATAAGCGAGATGCAACGCGGGATGCCACA TCCGGAGGCGCAGCTCCCTCACATTTTGATTTACGTCTTTTCGGCGATGTGGATGCTGGGCGGACAGCTTTGGACAACAAGACTTCGTTACTGAACACACCTTTACCACGCTCTTTGGCGTTGCAGCGTTTTAGAGACTACAACCCCCACAACTACGAAGCTATGGAGTTGCGACAAAATG AGCGCCAGCAAGAATATGCCGAAAACAAAATCCAGAGCCCCAGAAATGTCCCAG GAGGGACAGAGCAACTGGTGAGGGAGCTGTTGAAGGAGCTGTCCCAGGGCTCAGTGGGGGAGCGCGGCACCGAAGAGCGCACTGTAGAGGAGCGGAGGGCGACCCTGTTGGAACTGCTTAAAGTGACTCGGGAGGACAGTCAAATGGTTTGGGATGAGCACTTCAGGACCATGTTGTTGCTCCTCTTGGAGATGCTGGGAGACAAAGAT TACATGATCCGGGCGCTCGCTTTGAGAGTCCTGAAAGAAATCCTGAGAAACCAACCGTCTCTCTTCAAGAACTACGCTGAGTTAACCATCATGAAGACACTGGAGGCTCACAAAGACTCACACAAGGAG GTCGTGCGTGCTGCTGAGGAGGCTGCATCCACGCTGGCGGGCTCAATCTACCCAGAGCAGTGCATCAAGGTGCTTTGCCCCATTGTGCAGACGGCCGACTATCCAATCAACTTGGccgccatcaaaatgcagaccaGAGCCATCGAACGCATCGCAAAGGAGCCGCTGCATCAGCTGCTGCATGACATCATTCCGGGGTTACTGCAG GGCTACGATGACACGGAAAGCGGCGTGAGAAAGGCCAGCGTCTTTTGCCTCGTGGCCATCTACGCTGTGATTGGCGAGGACCTCAAGCCGTACCTGTCTCAGCTCACCGGCAGCAAG ATGAAGCTGCTCAACCTGTACATCAAGCGGGCTCAGACCTCCACCAGCAATAGCAGCAGCTCTTCTGATATCTCTTCGTACTAA